A window from Spiroplasma endosymbiont of Aspidapion aeneum encodes these proteins:
- a CDS encoding ATP-binding cassette domain-containing protein, whose product MFIKDITKDYGNKKGVFNVNISINKGQIYGIIGPNGAGKTTLIRMIMGFVKPQIGEVVIDDVNTWNNSKIIMDKVGYVSGEVTMYEKMTGRSFIKLVEHTKNGINRDFLDNLITYFDVDLNTKIKMLSKGNKQKLAIISALMHDPDYIILDEPTSGLDPLMQLKFNDLLLNLNKKMKKTILLCSHIFQEIEAVCDIVCFLKEGKVIDEFIADRDNISNIENKFKELFSFDSNSIFK is encoded by the coding sequence ATGTTCATTAAGGATATTACCAAGGATTATGGTAATAAAAAAGGGGTTTTTAATGTAAATATTAGCATAAATAAGGGTCAAATCTATGGTATTATCGGCCCAAACGGTGCTGGGAAAACCACTCTCATTAGAATGATCATGGGTTTTGTAAAACCTCAAATTGGTGAGGTTGTAATCGATGATGTAAACACATGAAATAATTCAAAAATAATTATGGATAAAGTGGGTTATGTTTCTGGTGAGGTAACAATGTATGAAAAAATGACAGGAAGAAGTTTTATTAAATTAGTTGAACATACAAAAAATGGTATAAATAGAGATTTTCTTGATAATCTAATTACCTATTTTGATGTTGATTTAAATACAAAAATTAAAATGTTATCAAAAGGTAATAAACAGAAATTGGCAATAATTTCAGCACTTATGCACGACCCAGATTATATTATACTTGATGAGCCAACATCTGGTCTAGACCCGCTGATGCAATTAAAATTTAATGATTTGTTATTAAATTTAAATAAAAAAATGAAAAAAACAATTTTATTGTGTTCACATATATTCCAAGAAATTGAAGCTGTTTGTGATATTGTATGTTTTCTTAAAGAAGGTAAAGTTATAGATGAGTTTATTGCCGATAGAGACAATATCTCAAATATCGAAAATAAATTTAAGGAATTATTTAGTTTTGATTCCAATAGTATTTTCAAATAA